In Bacteroidota bacterium, a single window of DNA contains:
- a CDS encoding ATP-dependent helicase: MTKEEHIAKQKAERTAITKEILESKEPRKLIVAGAGTGKTFTFSEVLKLNPDGANIAMTFIRLLRNDMAGSLSAYADVRTFHEFCKKILHERRGGFFLYPKLTTIIREDSDHLEIDCGNFDDKFQQLDESGNEIKFYLKRGDYYNTVAFNDSVYRMWRELQRDPSILDKFDQILIDEFQDFNPLEVAFIDELEKKGNILIVGDDDQAVYDSRFSTPHHLRKKHQSGHYKNFELPFCSRCTLPIVETTNEILRKAVEAGGLNGRLPKRYECFIELKDAENEKYPTITTAQITNVRTVIKFINKKIAEISAAEIAESWKEGSEYPTVLIVSKTQYLNPVFKSLSKDFANIKYKQSEKSEVNICDGYDFLSHNHKSNLGWRILIDFLLKYEDAKAIIKKTEAGTPMIDLLSKEFVDAQTKISVIISKLNKKGEDNNALLAELEKLVDKNLFAEIKARFLPEEVAEVEPEKTQPSILLTSYQGCKGMSAGFVFIIGANNGVMPANSKNVSDVEVCQFIVALTRTRKKCYILSEDWMFAPKDNRGKWIPKNERSIFIDLIPDKFLEDLGHLKSDDIN; the protein is encoded by the coding sequence ACATTGCAATGACTTTCATTCGCTTGCTTCGCAACGATATGGCAGGTTCATTGAGTGCCTATGCTGATGTGAGAACCTTTCATGAGTTCTGCAAAAAAATTCTGCACGAAAGACGAGGAGGGTTTTTTCTTTATCCGAAACTCACAACAATCATCAGGGAGGATTCTGACCACTTAGAAATTGACTGCGGAAACTTTGATGATAAGTTTCAGCAGTTGGATGAAAGCGGAAATGAAATTAAGTTCTATCTGAAGCGTGGCGATTATTACAACACTGTTGCCTTCAATGATTCCGTTTACAGAATGTGGCGTGAGCTACAAAGAGACCCAAGCATACTTGATAAGTTTGACCAAATTCTCATTGATGAATTTCAGGACTTCAATCCGTTAGAAGTTGCATTTATTGATGAGTTGGAAAAGAAAGGAAACATTTTAATTGTTGGAGATGATGACCAAGCCGTTTACGATTCAAGATTTTCTACACCGCATCATTTGCGGAAGAAACATCAATCAGGTCACTACAAAAATTTTGAATTACCATTTTGCAGCCGTTGCACACTGCCAATTGTTGAAACGACAAATGAAATTTTGAGAAAAGCAGTTGAAGCCGGAGGATTGAACGGAAGATTACCCAAACGATATGAATGCTTCATTGAGTTAAAAGATGCGGAGAATGAAAAGTATCCGACCATCACAACAGCACAGATTACAAATGTGCGAACTGTAATAAAATTCATTAACAAAAAGATTGCGGAAATTTCAGCAGCAGAAATTGCTGAATCATGGAAGGAAGGCAGCGAATACCCAACAGTTTTAATCGTAAGCAAGACACAATATCTCAATCCTGTTTTCAAAAGTTTGAGTAAAGATTTTGCAAACATCAAATACAAGCAGTCCGAAAAAAGCGAAGTCAATATTTGTGACGGGTATGATTTTCTTTCTCACAATCACAAATCAAATTTGGGTTGGCGAATTTTAATTGACTTCCTTTTGAAGTATGAAGATGCAAAAGCAATCATAAAGAAAACGGAAGCAGGAACGCCAATGATTGATTTGCTCTCAAAAGAATTTGTTGATGCACAAACAAAAATTTCGGTTATTATTTCCAAACTCAATAAGAAAGGCGAAGACAATAATGCACTGCTTGCAGAATTAGAAAAGTTGGTTGACAAAAATCTTTTTGCAGAAATTAAAGCAAGATTTCTTCCCGAAGAAGTTGCAGAAGTTGAACCTGAAAAAACCCAACCTTCAATTCTTCTCACTTCCTATCAGGGCTGCAAAGGCATGTCAGCAGGTTTTGTTTTTATTATTGGTGCAAACAATGGAGTAATGCCAGCCAATTCTAAAAATGTTTCTGATGTGGAAGTTTGCCAATTTATTGTTGCGCTCACTCGGACACGAAAAAAATGCTACATACTTTCTGAGGATTGGATGTTTGCACCAAAGGATAATAGAGGAAAATGGATTCCGAAAAATGAAAGAAGCATTTTTATTGACTTGATACCTGATAAGTTTCTTGAAGATTTAGGACATTTGAAATCTGATGATATAAACTAA